Below is a window of Desulfuribacillus stibiiarsenatis DNA.
TGCAAGATAAAATCCGAATTTTTGTATGGAACATGGATAGTCAGTTAGTTGAAGTTTCTTATTCTAAATATCTTAATGATTTTCTCTTGCATAAAAATAATTATGACAACAAAGAAATGTTCAAATTAAAAACTATTATTGATAATAATCCTAATGCTTTAGAAAGCTTTTACTTAAAAGAAATGGGTTATGCTAACTCTCGACTTAAAACTCTGAGAGGATATATAAATGAGCTAGAAGGAAGAGCAAGAACTTTTAGCAAAGATAAACGGAGCTGATCTATTGTACCGTAGCATTTTAAGAAAGGTTAATAGTATTCATGCACAGTTTCAAATCGATGTATTCCCCGTGCCAATTCACATCATAGAGAATATAATATCTACCAATAAGTTTTGCTTTAGTCATCGTATAAAAATGAACCAGATGATTGTCATTGATAATACGATTATATCTCCACCAAAGATTGATGATACGGCCGATTACAGATATAAATTAGCACACGAGCTCGGACATATTATCTTACATCCTAATAATCACTTTTTCGAAACAAAAGTTGTTCATAACAGACGAGAAAAGGAAGCTGATGTCTTCGCTGCATATTTTCTTATGCCCGATAAACATATGTTGTTTACCCTAAACGCCGGTTATCAAGAATATGATTGGATAGAGCTCTATGGAGTACCAGAAAAACTCATAACAATTAGAAAACAACTTATAATTGATTCACTTAATACAAAGTTAAGAACCGGGGAAGTTGTTTGAGACCGTAAAACATTTATAGCCCGAGATCGATATCTCGGGCTATTATAATATGCTGTATTTAACTTTGTTAGATTATTGATCTTATCAAAGTCTTATTGGTATAGTATTCCATTCGTTATAATCAAACGTTGTGTTTCATAGCTATTGGTTTTATAGGAACATTGAAACACTAGACGTTCAATGCCTGTAACATCTAATTCATAATTAGTTGTTTTAAACCCTGGACCGATATTAATTTCCTTCAGCACTTTATCATCGCCTAAAATTTTTAATTTTGTTGATCCATATTTGTCAGACGCAAAACGATGATCTATTCCTATACCAACGCTTAGCCTTTTATAATATTTGTTAAGCGCGAATCGTAATGTTGGTTCACTCCTTGCATATGATCCATGCATAATGTATGAATTTAGATGTGTTATGTTATCTACGTCTTTAATAAAGCGAGTTGACATGAATCCACTTTCTACATGTGTTTCAATACTCCCATTCACCCAGTATGCTTGACGCGTTAGCTGTTCGCTATTACTTACATGAATGTTACCACTCGTCAAATCTATATTGAATAGATGATCTAATACATATAGTTTCACAAATTCATGTTCAGTGGATATATCTTGATCGAATTTATCAGAAATAATAAAGCTCTTTGGAATATCTTTAAAAAATTCCTCTTTATAGAATTGGCTTACTAATTTATTTGTTAATGGCAAATATAAATGATTCCGCCCATTAAACGAGAAGTCAATTTTTGGAGTAATAGTACCTTCAACAGTAATATTGTTGTTGTCTATTTTTATTTTTTTTATACCAATTGTAAATTGCT
It encodes the following:
- a CDS encoding ImmA/IrrE family metallo-endopeptidase, yielding MYRSILRKVNSIHAQFQIDVFPVPIHIIENIISTNKFCFSHRIKMNQMIVIDNTIISPPKIDDTADYRYKLAHELGHIILHPNNHFFETKVVHNRREKEADVFAAYFLMPDKHMLFTLNAGYQEYDWIELYGVPEKLITIRKQLIIDSLNTKLRTGEVV